The following nucleotide sequence is from Ailuropoda melanoleuca isolate Jingjing chromosome 12, ASM200744v2, whole genome shotgun sequence.
TGGGAATCAAAGAAGATAAGTAGAAATTGGGAAATTGAATTCAGGTGCAGGCCAGGTATGTCAAGAGGTCAAGGTTCAGCCCTAGACGGGAAGTGGGAGGTCAAGAGCTCAGCCAGGCCAGGTGCAAAGCCCAGCCTGACCGCTggtccccctctccctccacagtGGCGGACCTGCTGTATTGGAAGGACACGAGGACGTCAGGAGTGGTCTTCACGGGCCTCatggcctccctgctctgcctcctgcaCTTTAGCATCGTGTCCGTGACCGCCCATGTGGCCGTCTTGCTGCTCTGTGGCACCATCTCTCTCAGGGTTTACCGAAAAGTGCTGCAGGCCGTGCACCGGGGGGACGGTGCCAACCCCTTCCAGTGAGAACCCTGGCCCCTAGCCTTGACCTCTGTCTAGACCCCAGTGTTGACCGAAGGGGTGGTCTGACCGTTGACCTCCAGTCAGGCACTCCTCATGCTGACCCTGACCCATCCTGTTCTTGTTTCTGACTCCACCCTGACTCTGAGTCTGACTCTGACTTCCAGCTCTAACCTCTGACCCTAACCCCTTACCCTTAATCCTTGATCCCATCTCTTGCCCCTGACCTTGACCCTAGTCCATTACATCTGGCCATCTCCTCAAACCCCTATTTCTTGCCTTCGTCCCAGCCACACCCCTCAGCCTGGGCTGGTCCACACATTGAGGTGTCTGACACCCCTCTGTCCTCCCAGGGCCTATCTGGATGTGGACCTGACCCTGACTCAGGAGCAGATGGAACGTTTGTCCCAGCAGATTGCCTCCCGAGTGGTGTCTGTGGCCATCCAGCTGCGGCATTTCTTCCTGGTAGAAGACCTCGTGGACTCTCTCAAGGTGCCCGAAACCCCCACTCCTTCCTGGGTTCCCGGAATTCGCCTTGCTGCCCCTGAGGGGTAGGAGGGCCATTGCTGGGGAAGTTCACAGCCTGGGGAGTGCCCTGTAGGCTCggctgaccctgaccctgaccctcaCCCCTAGCTGGCCCTTCTCTTCTACATCTTGACCTTCGTGGGTGCCGTCTTCAATGGTTTGACTCTTCTCATTCTGGGTGAGCTGGGAAGGCcatggggggcggggtggggaggtgggtcaTCGGGGTTTAGTGGGTGACAGGGTTCTAGACAGAACTGCTCATCTCTTGGGAGAACCCTGATCCCCATTTCTGTGCCTACAGGAGTGATCATTTTATTCACTGTCCCCTTGCTGTACCGGCAACACCAGGTGGGTGTGACAGGCTCTCAGTTGGCAGTGTCCCAGCCAAACATGAGTGGTCTgactcccaccccccaccacaagCAGCGTCCTACTGACAGATGTCCCTGCCAGAGACAGGAGGATCAACTTGTGTTTCCGCCCCTGGAAGAGTCAGGGTCTGACTGACAGATGTCCCAGCGGGGTACAGGTGGTCTGCTTGCAGCCCCTCCTCAAAGCAGCTAGAGTCTAACGAATATGTCTCAATGGCCACAGATAAGCATTTTGACTGGTGTCCCCTTTGCAGAGCCAGGATCCAACTGACATGCCCCAACCCAAGGCAGGTAGACTAACCGATGGCTTTCACCCCGAAACTGCCAAGGACAGTCAACATGGGGTGGGACGGCTGTTGCCCAGAACACTGAGAGGCCCGAGGCCAACTGACATATATCCTATCCAGAGACGGGCAGATGGGCTGACAGTCCCTTCTCTGGCACAGCTGAAAGCCAGATGATACGCACGCCTGCCAGGGAGAGTACAAACTCCCTCACATGCTGGAATCCCCAAGACGCTCAAAGGTGGTCACGCTGTGAATTAAACCAGTACTGAAGTCAATCCACGCAGGGACTTGACAACCAACACCAATGCCCCACACGCTCACCtgactcacacacagacacacgcacgtACAACTCACTCGAAGATTAATAGTCATGCCCAGGAAACAGACTGCCGGGCAAATTCCTGTGTGTCTACCTGACATCATTCCCCACGCAGAACTTGGCCCAATCCACCGGCACTTTAGCTTGAACCTCTGACTTCCAAGGCTATTTTATTAGGCTTAGAGTTGAAGGTGGAGTAGTGCACCGCTCCCCCCAATTTCTCcttcgggggtgggggaggaagcagcctCCTGAATGAATCGTGGGGAAGGACCCCTCCCATCTCTCCTCTTCGGTCTCCCCAGGCCCAGATGGACCAGTATGTGGGATTGGTGACCAATCAGTTGAGCCACATCAAAGCTAAGTAAGGGAGTGGGATGGAgatggaggggatggggaggggggaagctgaGGAACTTTTTCCCAGATAGTACCTGTCCCTAAATCTCTGTGGGGTTAATGCCCCCTCCTCAAAGACAGTTCCAACCAGGCCATTaggtggagggcaggggctggcttTGGGCACTCAGCTAGTGTGTGTCCTGCCCCCCGGCCCCGTTCCAGATTTCCCCTTAATTCTCAGATTTCTATGGGTCGCTTGCCCCAACTCGTGACTCCACTTGTTTCTCCCTCAGGATCCGAGCTAAGATCCCAGGGTCCGGAGCCCTCGCCTCGGCAGCAGCCGCAGTCTCTGGATCCAAAGCCAAAGCCGAATGAAAGGGGTGTCTCTGCCCTCGGGAcgcctgcccccatccccccgcagccctctgcccagctccatctcccttccatccccaccctccctccgCTTCCGCCTCCGCCCGAGCCATTTCCCAGCGGGTGTCTGGATCGCTCGCACCAGGGAGTTTGTGCAAATTGCCTGAGCGGCCAGGACTACATCTCCCAAGAGGCTCTGCTCTAGGAGTCCCGGAAAGGCGAGGGACCTTGGCCGCGGCGCCTGCTGGGATTTGTAGTTGCCTAGAGAGGGCACCCGCCCTGCACTTCCGTGACCCCGCCGCTGGAGGCGCCGTGAGAGATTGGTGTCTCCTGGACGCCACTAGCCCCAAAGCCAGGGCTTTGCATGGGGCCCAGGGGAGGCCTGAGCTTGGATTTACACTGTAATAAAGACTCCTGTGGAAAACCCAAGGCCTCCTGTGCTTCCAGCCTCCTCCAGCTTTCACCTTCCTACACCGAAAAGCACCTAAGTGGTATTCAAGGAGGAACCTTCCCCATCTATCCAGAAGAAGCTCCCTCAATAATCTgtttatattatgaaatgattgaGAGGAAGATGAGAGACCCTCTGTCCCAGGGCTAGCCAGGCCTTTGACAACCGCTTTCCATGCCTGTGCCCAAGGCAGACATCACTAGTCGAGCCCCACACTGTGTCTGCCAGGCAGCCCTCTCATCTGAGCCCCAGATCTGTGCCCAAGTGCCTTTGGACAGCTCCCTCCACAAACATTTCCAAACCTTTTATTGTCCTGTCTGATTTCCAGCTCAGGGATGTCCGCTCTTCCACTTTGTCATCAGGCTAGAGACCTCGGTATGGCCCTGGATTCCTACTTCCTCAGCCCCAACATCTAGTAAGTCAGGAAGCCATGTCTATCCTCTCTCAAATGTCTCTCACCCAACCACCTCTCTCTATCCACTTGCCTTGGGACCAAGTCAAGGGCCTCAtagcctttctgggcctcaggttcCAAAACctagggagaaggaggcaggggactGGGTTCTAACGACccacagacctggatttgaatcccggCTTCACTACctcttggctgtgtgaccttgagcaagtgacttcacctctcgaagcctcaatttcctcaaatGGAAAACTCACCATAACTGTGCCGACCTGTAAAGCCCTTGGCATATGCTAAATGCTCAGTAAACGGAAGCTGCTTGTGGGCTATGACATCGTTTCCCGAATCTCAGTCATCCCCTCGTGACCTTCACGATCTTTCTAGCACCCATTCTGCTTttcatctaatatttttctttaaattggttcattaaaaataaaacaaatgtcttttaaaaagaaatgttacttcGCCACCAAGGAAGTCAGTATCACTTGCCAGGAATAGAAGGtaacagtaaaaataaacacaaaactacTAACATTTAAACTGTTTGTTCGTGCAGCACCTAAAATCATCTCACTTGCCTCTAGCGACGCATGTCACATTTTAGGAGATAGATAATGATGTTGCAGGACAAGTATTTACAGCCCGTCTTTGTGTGTGCAGGGGTTGCCTAGCAGCAGCtatgtaataaaaaagaaaaagaaaagagggctTAAGGGGGCTTCTCTTGTATCCAGATCTGCCAAGCACGGACTATGTTTtcaatttccaaattaaaaaattgcCAAATTTCCAAAAGATGCTTTTATTTGCACTTTCCATAAGATAGTGTCGTTTTGTAatgaagaaggggggagggggtgcctggccTGCTCATTGGAGTGTTccactcttgatcttagggttgtgagttcgagcccggCATTGGGAGCAGagttatttcaaagtaaaattaggggcgcctgggtggcacagcggttaagcgtctgccttcggctcagggcgtgatcccggcgttgcgggatcgagccccacatcaggctcttctgctatgagcctgcttcttcctctcccactccctctgcttgtgttccctctctcgctggctgtctctatctctgtcaaataaataaataaaatcttcaaagtaaaattaaaaaaagaaaacaaactattttttaaaagattttatttatttatttgctagagagagcgggcacaagcaggaggagtggcaggcagagggagaagcaggctccctgctgagcaaggagcccaactccagacttgatcccaggactctgggatcatgacctgagcccaaggcagacacttaaccaactgggtcCCTGggcattccccccccccgcccaaaaaaaaactattggaaaaaaaaaaaaaggatggaggaagagggacTGGTTGAAATTATGGGTCCAAGAATGGCTAAAGCCCCCAAGCCCATCCTTGGGTTCTAGTGAGCCCACCCTCACTAGAAGCTGGAAAGAGGCTGGAATTTGAAACAGCCTTTATTGAGTGCCTCCCAGACTTTTACATCCATCTGCTCATTGCGATTCCTCCAGTGAAATCAGTTGTACTAAATTTGTTTTCCaggtggggaaaccgaggctcagagaaggataATGTAATCATCTTATAGTCATCCTACAAACCTTTACCAAGCACGTGCTAAGTTCTCAAGCACTCTTTAGACAGTAGGccagaaagaaaccaaaacaaagtcCATAGTTTCATGGAAGTAGTATTCTAGTGGGAGCAGACAGAGAACAAGCAAACCGACATAGTATATGGCAGGTGGTGCTCAGAGGGATGGAGAAAAAGTCCATCAGTGTAAGCGGATGGAGTGACAGGACTTGCTATTTTAAACTGAGTGGTTAAGGAAGACCTCACCAAGTGGTGGTATTTGAGCAGAGGCCAGAGTGAAGGGAGGCAGTGAGTCAGTGGACACATGGAGGAAAGGAAATTCAGGCAGGGGGATCAGCAAACACAATGGCTCTGAGAAAGAAGCATGTCTGATGCCTGGTGTGTGCAGCAGATCTGTATGCCAGAAGCCaagtaaatgagaaaaagcagAATAGGAGATGGAGTCAGAGGAGTGAAAGGAACTAGAAtatagggatttttaaaaatgattttttttatttatttgacagagaaagagagcacaagcagggggagatgcaggcagagggagaaagagagagaagcaggctccctgctcagcggggagccccaCTCCAGGTTCGATCCCAGGgatcccagggcactgggatcgtaagaagtcagacacttaaccaactgagccacctaggcacccctaaacatAGGCATTTTGTAGGACCATGGAACTTTGACTTTTGCTCTGAGATGGGAGCCCTGGGTAGGTTTCATGTGGTCCAGAACGATAGTGTTGTCAAAGGATCTCTGACTTAGATTATAAAAGGGTCCACCTTCTTTGTAATAACAATTAGAATGGTGCAGGCTTGATTCCCCCAGGCGGATGGGCTGTGAGAACTGGGGTACAGTACTACCCGTTTCTAAGTCTTGGTTTCCTTGGCCATAAAATATGGTCAGAAATTGATGACCTCTAGTGTCTTAAGCTCAGTAGGGGCAGGATTTCTGTCATCCCGCTGCCTAAGACAGTGCCTGGGACTGACTTAGTAGGCGCTCGATAAATAGTTCAATGAACGTGGGACTCTGTAGGTCGTTGAAGTTCCACAAATCAACAGCAGGTGTCGCACTAGCCCTATAACTGCCTACCCCGACTCTCCGGAGTTGGGCTAAATCAAACTCTAGAAGGAACTCGCTCACTCGAATTCGGATTTTTTCAGGGAAGGGGCTTCTGAAAGCCGACTTATGACTatcttctcttaaaaaacaaacttctcaCTTGGGAAAAGGAGCTTCGGGCCCTTTAACATCTAGAAGCAATTGGGCCCCGTCCTCGAACGCCGCTTCCCAGAATGCGCGGCGCTATGCAAATGAAGACGGTTTCCAAAGGGAGGATGATTCATGCCCATGCAAGAAAAAGGTAACATTCTTAACGGATATATGTCGTGGTTGGGGAGAATTTATAGATATCAGAGTCAACAATCTCACACCCTCCCAAATTATGTGACCATAACTGTAAGAAGTTAGCAGTTTTTGGGTTTTATATAGCTGTGTGGGAAGACATGAATTTCGCCCGAATGATCCTCAGTGGTCTGGGGTGCAGGCTTCAAACCTGTAGCTGTCTAGCGACAGAGTGGTTCAATTCCACCTTTCGGGCGActagtttccttttttatatttccatcGGATTGGACATTAGAGCGGGTTGTTGGTGAGAACGACCCTCGGGCCAGCGCCTAATAACATCGCTGCGATCCTCCGCTTCACAATTGAATCTCCGTCACGCGGGTCTCTTTTCCCACGGTTACACTTACACTGGGAGTATCAAAGATGATCTAAAAGATGATGAAAATCATCCTGgatctctccccttcccttgctTATTCTCCCACTCAGTCACTTGCCCACTCATGTATTTAATTACGCATGGACTTATTCATAGGTCaaatagtcattcattcattcagtcattcaatcattcaacaaaGTATTTGTTTCGTGCCAGGCGCTGGGAACACAGTGTTGATCGCAGCCCCCGCCCTGGCCTCATGGTGCTCCCAGTCCAGGGAAGGAGACAAACATTAAACAATCATTAATTACACATTTAATGAACAACTACAAAGGTGGTAACTACTGGGAAGGCAAGTACTGATCTTAGAGGCCATCTAATAGGGAGACCTGAGTTCAGATGCGGTGTCAGGGTGACATGTGGGCAGACACCTGAAGGATGAGAGCAGATGAGCCAACAGAAGGGGGAAATATTCCAGGCTAGGGATCAAGGTGGCCCCAATAAACACCAGTGAGGATGGTGATAACCGCACCTTCGCTCTGCACTCAGCAGCAGCACGCATAAGTTCCCTGACTCCTCATAGCCCCATTCtgcagctgagaaaactgaggttcatgGAGATGAAGCcttttgtccaaggtcacacagctttggTAGGCTCAGACCACTGGCCCATGCTATTTACTCCTGCCCTGTGCTGTCTTTCTGACGGTAGCATTTCACCAAGTTCTGTCTGTTCTGCCTCCTACTGTCTTTTCAATTCCAATCCTCCTTTCTATCTCATAGCCCTGCCCCTGTCCCAGGCTTCCCCAACACATACCAGTGTCCCCACCCTAGACCCCTCCCTGGTCTCCTGCCCCAGTCTTGCCCCTTTCTCTGCCAGCTACCTTCCACTTGGTGGTTAAAGAGGTCTTCCTAAAGCACAAGCCCGCCCCTGCCTTTCTTGCTCTCAAAACCTGctgtggctccccagtgcccgCAAGAAAAGATATGAATTCTTAGTCTGGAATTTAAGCCTGGAGAATCTGGTCCTTGCTAAACAATTTCTCCACGCCTTTTGCTCTGTGAACCTCTAGCTCACTAAATGTATCAAGCCCTCTCCCCACCAACAGCTCTTTGCACTGTGTAATTTTCTATCCCCTTCTATGTCCTCTGTTTAGCCTCCAGGACTCAGCTCAGCCATCCCTCCTCAAGGAAGTCTTTCCTGACTCCCCGACCAGGTTATGTGTGCCCATTGGGCTCTCCCAGATCCATGGATCCCCCCAACCCTGTGTACTTGAGATCATCCTCGACAGGTCTGTGTCCCTCTCTGGACTGTGAGCCCTCGGAGGGGAGAGCCTGGAGCTGTTTCAGTCCCCACCATGTCCCCAACACTGCCCAGCACGGgactgggcacacagtaggtacttagGAAATGTTTCATATTGATTAATAAATTAAGGGAGGCAATATTTTTGGTTCCGTCCATTTTAGGTTGGCTCCTATAGGTTCATAACCCAGAAAATATGGTGGTgggaaaacacaaaaggaaagtCAACTTCAGTGTAAAGTGATCCATGTTTTTGTGGTTCATGTGACCCTGAGGACTGACAAATCCTTGCTGATCTTTAGTACTGTGGGACGTGCGTGGTTCAAATTTCTCTACCTTTTCAACCTTCACTCAGGTCATCCTGAACATGCAGGGTCTGGATAAGTTCCTCTGTTGTCAAGAAACCTCCCCAAACCCCCTTTGGCATTTCAGTAGCTCACGCCCACTATTCTGCCTCACCCCCTCAAAGAGGAGGCAGCCCCTGTGGGAGGTCCTCTGACTGCCTAGCCACCTCTGTCCTGTTGTCTTGTTGTCGACTGATTCACAGGTGGGAGTCCCAGAAGGCACTGTGCGTGTGTACAGCCCCCTCGGCCGATCTGACCTGATTCGCTCCtgccaaaggcaggcaggggccgGGCATCGGGAACAAACAGACCCTACAGCTTGGCAGACTCATATTTAAGAGCTTTTTATTGGCGACAGTGCAGAACCATGGCGGGAGGGTTGTGGCCCAGTgccagccagccccagccccccatGGTCAGGtgcaaaatacaaaaagagaatCACAAATACAGCATGGGGGGGGGTGCTTGGGGGATTCAATAAGTTGTGGTCCTGCAGGGACAGGCCCTGCTCACAGTCTCACACGCACACCCAGAATCCTTAAAAGATACAGATTGTGAAAGTCTATGATCCCTCAGGCTCgctcacagaaataaaatctcaGGTCCCCAACAAACCCAGAGTCAGGAGACAGCTGGAGGCTCGGGGACGGTCAGCACAGAGACAGACCGAAAACGACCCGGTgaaaaacaggcagagaaaagaCGGGGTGGGAGAGACGCTGGAGAAAGAGACGGCCAGAGACTGCCCCAAGCCCCCAGAGGGGCCAAGACGATCAggagagacagcgagagacagccagaggaAAGAAAGCCTGGAACAGGCTGACTCGAAGTTTCCAGAAGCAGTGGTTCCGATTCCACGGGCACCGCTTTGGGGGCCAACGTGACCTAGGCCGACGTTGCAGAAGCGCTCACACActcacgcgcacacacgcacacacacccatatataaTATAGTTATTTATACATAATAGATATAAGTGCCTTTCGGAAACCAGGAAAGGGATAAATAGCCACGGGGACGGGAGGCGCGGGATGGGGCACGTGGAATGTTTCCCATGCAGCACAGAAGGCGGCGTGGCCCACCCGAAGTTAAAAAATATCAATCCGCCTCACGATACAATTCTCGTGAGGTGAagcacaggggaagggggggcggggagccCCAACCAAGAATCGGGGCTTGGGGGGCTGCGGAGGGGGAACTGGGACCGCGGGAGTCCCGCCCCTTCGAGTTTGCCAGTCTGAAAATATTGGGGGTTGGGGGCCAAAGCCTCGGCCTTTAAATCTTCTccggaaaaaaaaatactggggcaGGGGCCCCCCGGCAACCTCCCATTGCTCCCTTTCTAGAAAGGATGTAGGGGTGCCATGGGGAGGGAGAAGTTGGCGTCCTAGGCCGGGGTAGGGGGACAGGCCTTAAAGAAAAAGGCCAGGGCTTGGGGCTGGGGGTCCTGAGGACAGAGGCCACGCGAATAGGTAACTGTCACCCCCACTCTCGATCCTGTCACCCCTTGAGTCTAACTCACTgttgaggggaggaaggaggcagctggggcggggggagaccaAGGAAAGGCTTTGAGGCGTGGGGGGCACAATCCGCTCCCCCCCAAGGGTTCAGTCCCACcgggctcccccctcccccccccaacaatcCGGCCAACTCGGTTCACAGTATAAAGCACTCCCGCAGGACGGGCATCACAGCGCCCCCTGCTGCCTGAATCAGAGAGGCCCAGCAAGGAAGGCCGGGAGGGAAGGTTGAGCCAGGCTGGGAGGCTTGGGGTAACACTGTAATCAgaaaaggaggggtgggggccgaattgggggggaggggagccttaGGAGGCCAGGAATTCAGATCGGAGCCACCTTTGCTGGGAGGAAGAGGCTGGAGAGTCAGGGAGGGAGGTTCACATTTCAGACTAAgtctgggggggagggaaggagattaTCATAAAGGGCATCAACTTCCCTTAAAGGGAGGCTCAATTCCGAGGAGGATCTCACCACGTGGAAATGGATAAATAAGCTAGGGTCGGGGGAGCAGGGAGAACCGGCCTGGTCACCCCCTGAAGGGTGGGTGTGGTCGAGGTCGTGGGGCCATGGTCTATGGCATTTCCTTGTCGAGCCTCTCTGAAGCGGACTCCAGCCCACCCTGcagcccaccaccaccacccctttcCCTCCGCCCAAAGCGAGGcgccccaccgccccccccatccccagagcTTGGGTTGAGGTGAAAGGACCAACaggcagctgggggcgggggtccattccctccccaccccctgcccccaaagtcACCAGCTTTCTGGCCTCGCCGGGCCACAGAAACAAGAGGCGGCACAAAACACAAGGAGGTCCTCCTGTCCGATGACAGTGGTCGCAGAGAGTCAgacaggagaggcaggaaggccaCACACCCGCTttgtctcttcccctctctctcttcctcctcctcttccaaatctctctcccttgtgggtttgtttgttttgtgtctaAAGAGTTCACAGGGCAAGAAGGGAGGGCGAGTTCAGGGGGTCGGTGGGCTGGTCACTGCCGCTGGGGCGTTGGGCGCCGGTGAACGCGGAGACCTCCGGGCAGGTGAGGACAAACGAGGAAGTGTACGAAGGGTTAACAACGGGGAAGGGGTCGCCGAGGACTTGAACTTCACTGTGTGTAAAGAGAGAAGCCGTCAGGTTGGGGGGTGCGTCTTGGCTGGTCTGGAAGGGCAGGGGCGGTGGTGGCGGGGGCGGCAGCAGCCAGCTGAAACCATCTTCCTTAGTGGATGCTGACCCCGGCAAATCTCTCACCTCCGCCAGCGGGCCGGGACCCGGCCCCTCTTCGTAGGGGATCTTGCAGCCCGGTTTGTGGGCGACCAGCACAAACTCCAGACGCTCCTTCTCCTTTTGGAGCTCGGCGATCTCCGACTCCagctctgccttttcttcctccaACTGATCTGTCTCCTGAGGTCCGGtcatggaggagagggaagaaggagcaaAAGGCGTTGAGCGACCAGAGAAGGTGGGTCAGGGCTAAAACCTTCTCCCTTACTCTTGCTGATGAGGCCCCCGGGGCTGGAAGGCGGCTCCAGATGGAGCGGCGAGACCCCCTGATATGGGGTCCTGCTGTGTTATGGGACTGGGGCCAGGGTCTTGCCTTCCGGGAGCCTGTCCCCCCGCCCCACGTGTTCGGTGGGAACTGAGAAGGGGCCAGGGGTCCATGGAGGGCTCTGGTTGTCAGAGACACTCGgaggtttgttgaatgaatgaacaaccaTTCTATGTTTTTAATGCCACCTCTTCCCCACGGTTACCCTTACCACTCTGTCTCCCAGGGAAGAGACCCCATGGCGCGGGAAAGGAGAGGATTTCTCCGATTTCCTCTAGGGGCAGCAGGTCACCCTGCAGGCACCACTCCCAGACCAAGGTAAGTTGTAAAAAAGGGTAGGGGGCGTCGGCAGTTGCCGCCTGCCTGCGGTCTGAGGGGTCTGAGTGCCTGCGGTAAGCAACTGACAACTGACGTGGGCTCAAAGCATTTTGCTTCCCAGACTCTCCAGAATGTCAAAGCTAGAAGGAGTCTGGAAGATTCCACGAGGGGTTGAAGAGATGGAGACACCGAGGCAAAAATGGGCTATGGCTTGCCCAAGCccaaaagggagaagaaaggacaggACCTCTGTGCAGGGTCATAAACCGGGGCTGGCATGGCCGGGAGGGTGTGAGGGTCTGTGTGTGCGCCTGGGCTTACCCCGTCTGGCCACACCTGTACCTAGTTCCTCTGGCCCTCAGCCCCGGGCCAGGACGCAGGTGgcgaggggtggaggaggagggagagccctCCTTCGGTgttccctcaccaccaccccccccccggggcccATGCTCACCGCCTGGAGTCGGTCAGTCAGCTCCCTCCGACGGTTCCTACACTTGGCTGCTGCCAATTTGTTGCGTTCCCGGCGaacccttctcttctcctcctcctccggAGTCAGCTGAGTAGGGGAGACAGAGGCCATGAGGTTTGGGGACCCGGTGCCGCGCCTCCATCCATCCCAAACCTCCTCTTCTTCCAGAACCCAATCCTCCCTGACAGTGGCAAGGACGCTAGGGCTTCTGTAGCACTAAGGCCTCGGTGGTCCCTCACCCCACTGGTGAGAAATTTCCTGCCTCTCTTGCTTCCTACTCCCAGGCCAAGTTGTGATGCCCGTTACTCACCGTCTCCTCTCGGGGTCTCCGAGGCCGGGCTCGGGCCGGGCGGGCAGGCCCAGGTCCACTGGTGGTTCCACTGGTGGAAGGCCCACCACTGCCACTAGCTCCGCCACTGCTGTAGCCGCTCATGCCCGGCGTGGAGTAACTGGTTCCTGGCATGTCGTAGGGGTCGACGGCCGGGGGCTGGGAGGCCAGTGGTTGCCCCTGGGACTGGGCCATGGAAGAGATGAGGGTGGGTTGCACGAGCCACTGGAGGTCCTGGCTGGTTGTGATCGCGGTGACCGTGGGCACGAAGGAACCGGGCATTTCCCCGAGACCGGCGCACTCCTACGGggtgacacatacacacacaggcgTAGACACACAAACAGAGAcaccgacacacacacacccaacacacatacacacaccgaCCCCGTGAGTGAGCACAGGGCGAGCgggtgtggatgtgtgtgtcACAGGCAAAAAGCCACAACACCCACCCTTCCACTACACCGTGACGCAGTGGTTAATGAGAGGATTTCTGCTCAACTGGCTTctacctcctccttcttcttcggGGAAAGGTTGCACGGTTCCAGCGGGTGGTGAATCACACCCCGGGTTGGTGACTCttaggtggggggggtggggaggaggctggacaCAGCCGGGTGACAGAACCCCCGGGAAGGAgtcacagccacacacacagccacaacaccccacccccaccccagaggcaaggggagggagagggagaggccttAGGCCAAGCCTTCCTctgcactcacacacatgcacacacccctcTGAGCCGGGAGGATGAGCGACTGGAAGGTCCATGAGACCTCCGTGCAGGGGCGGGGGTCTTAGTTAAAAGGGTGTTGGGGGACAGCCTTAGGAGTTTTGAACAACGTTTCAAGTAATTGTCTCTCCACAGAGTGAGACTGACAAGAGACAGGTTACGGTGCACGGACAGGTAGGGAAAAGTGAGGATCCGGGCTCCCTCAGACTGCCACGGAGGGAGAACGGTGTAGGTCCCGAGGCCCCGCGCCCAAGCGGCGCTcatctacccc
It contains:
- the FOSB gene encoding protein fosB produces the protein MFQAFPGDYDSGSRCSSSPSAESQYLSSVDSFGSPPTAAASQECAGLGEMPGSFVPTVTAITTSQDLQWLVQPTLISSMAQSQGQPLASQPPAVDPYDMPGTSYSTPGMSGYSSGGASGSGGPSTSGTTSGPGPARPARARPRRPREETLTPEEEEKRRVRRERNKLAAAKCRNRRRELTDRLQAETDQLEEEKAELESEIAELQKEKERLEFVLVAHKPGCKIPYEEGPGPGPLAEVRDLPGSASTKEDGFSWLLPPPPPPPLPFQTSQDAPPNLTASLFTHSEVQVLGDPFPVVNPSYTSSFVLTCPEVSAFTGAQRPSGSDQPTDPLNSPSLLAL